One window of Equus caballus isolate H_3958 breed thoroughbred chromosome 3, TB-T2T, whole genome shotgun sequence genomic DNA carries:
- the DCAF16 gene encoding DDB1- and CUL4-associated factor 16: MGPRNPSPDPLSESESEEEENAKYLNESSGEEWDSSEEEDPVVPNLTPLESLAWQVKCLLKYSTTWKPLNPNSWLYHAKLLDLSTPVHILREIGLRLSHCSHCVPKLEPIPEWPPLASCGVPPFQKPLISPSRLSRDHATLNGALQFATKQLSRTLSRATPIPEYLKQIPNSCVSGCCCGWLTKTVKETTRTEPINTTYSYTDFQKAVNKLLTASL; encoded by the coding sequence aTGGGTCCCAGAAATCCCTCTCCTGACCCCTTATCAGAATCAGaaagtgaggaagaagagaacGCTAAGTACCTCAATGAGAGTTCTGGGGAAGAGTGGGATTCCTCTGAAGAAGAGGACCCTGTGGTGCCCAACCTAACGCCTCTTGAGAGTCTTGCCTGGCAGGTTAAGTGCCTTTTAAAATACTCTACAACTTGGAAACCTTTAAATCCTAATTCCTGGTTATATCATGCTAAACTCTTGGATCTAAGCACACCGGTCCATATACTTCGAGAGATAGGTCTAAGACTCTCCCATTGTTCCCACTGTGTACCAAAACTGGAACCAATTCCTGAGTGGCCTCCTCTGGCTTCTTGTGGAGTCCCACCTTTTCAAAAGCCCCTTATAAGTCCCAGCCGGCTTTCTAGAGATCATGCCACTCTAAATGGAGCACTGCAATTTGCCACCAAACAGTTAAGCCGAACATTGAGTAGAGCCACTCCCATACCTGAATACCTAAAACAGATCCCTAATTCATGTGTGTCTGGTTGTTGCTGCGGCTGGTTAACTAAAACAGTTAAGGAAACAACCCGCACTGAACCCATCAACACTACTTACTCCTACACTGACTTCCAAAAGGCAGTTAACAAACTCCTAACAGCATCACTATAA